The Geotalea uraniireducens Rf4 genome window below encodes:
- the accB gene encoding acetyl-CoA carboxylase biotin carboxyl carrier protein, whose amino-acid sequence MDIKDLKSLIKMVTETDITEFDLENADEKIRIKRGVTPEVIHYQAPQHVAPIQYAAPQQVASVPAAAESVPAPSAAEKGQTVTSPIVGTFYRAPAPDAAPYVEVGQVVEKGQVLCIVEAMKLMNEIEAEYRCKILKISKENAHPVEFGEALFVVEPL is encoded by the coding sequence ATGGATATAAAAGATTTAAAATCATTGATAAAGATGGTGACTGAAACAGACATTACCGAGTTTGATCTGGAAAATGCCGATGAAAAGATCAGAATCAAGCGGGGGGTGACCCCTGAAGTGATACATTATCAGGCGCCGCAGCATGTGGCTCCAATCCAGTATGCTGCGCCTCAGCAGGTAGCCTCGGTTCCAGCTGCTGCTGAATCCGTACCGGCGCCTTCTGCAGCAGAAAAGGGTCAGACTGTTACCTCTCCCATTGTCGGTACTTTCTACCGCGCACCCGCTCCCGATGCTGCTCCGTATGTGGAAGTCGGGCAGGTCGTTGAAAAGGGCCAGGTATTGTGCATCGTCGAAGCCATGAAACTTATGAACGAGATCGAAGCGGAATATCGTTGCAAGATCTTAAAGATAAGCAAAGAGAACGCCCATCCGGTCGAGTTCGGTGAGGCCCTGTTTGTCGTAGAACCCCTGTAA
- a CDS encoding menaquinone biosynthesis protein, with amino-acid sequence MRLRIGQIDYANCTPIFTALKSNFDCTDYCFVSGVPSTLNAMLATGEIDLCPSSSIEYGKASEKYCLLPDISISSIGAVKSVFLFSRVPIEDLDNKTVGLTTESDTSVNLLKIILAKKHGHTNHFQRTSLPLAEALKSFSALLLIGDAALKTAMTHHGLYVYDLGELWHDFTGLPFVFALWIVRRDAAAEKHAEIKALSGKLKAAKQLAYDSYESIASDCSEREWMGTEALVDYWRTISYDLTPEHCAGLQRFFRYAAELGILSREPEILIFS; translated from the coding sequence GTGAGACTTAGAATAGGACAGATAGATTATGCCAACTGCACACCTATCTTTACCGCATTAAAAAGTAATTTCGATTGTACGGACTACTGCTTCGTCAGCGGGGTTCCTTCCACTCTCAATGCCATGCTTGCCACTGGAGAGATAGACCTCTGTCCGTCATCTTCCATAGAATACGGTAAGGCATCAGAGAAATACTGTCTTCTGCCGGATATCTCCATAAGCTCCATCGGCGCTGTTAAAAGCGTTTTCCTGTTTTCCCGTGTCCCCATTGAAGACCTTGACAATAAGACTGTCGGGCTCACCACCGAGTCCGACACCTCGGTAAATCTTCTTAAGATTATTCTGGCAAAGAAACATGGCCATACCAATCATTTTCAGCGCACGTCGCTGCCTTTGGCAGAGGCGCTCAAAAGCTTCAGCGCTTTACTTCTCATCGGCGACGCGGCGTTGAAAACCGCAATGACGCATCATGGACTTTATGTTTATGACCTTGGTGAGTTGTGGCACGATTTTACCGGGCTCCCGTTTGTTTTTGCCCTTTGGATTGTAAGGCGGGACGCTGCTGCGGAAAAGCATGCCGAGATTAAAGCCCTGAGCGGTAAACTTAAGGCGGCCAAACAACTAGCATACGATTCCTACGAGTCAATTGCATCCGATTGCAGTGAACGCGAGTGGATGGGCACGGAAGCCCTTGTCGACTACTGGCGGACTATCTCCTACGATCTGACCCCGGAACACTGCGCCGGATTACAACGTTTTTTTCGTTACGCCGCCGAGTTGGGGATACTATCCCGCGAGCCGGAGATATTGATATTTTCCTGA
- a CDS encoding roadblock/LC7 domain-containing protein, with protein sequence MSFRETLQYIVENVGGGLGAVIMGYDGIPIDEYVKEDGALDVQLLTAEYAAVLKEIKRTVEVLKTGVLEEVAINTEFSIAIARVINDDFFVVLVMGSEGNFGKGRFLLRREGPKLGEALQ encoded by the coding sequence ATGTCATTCAGGGAGACCTTGCAGTATATCGTTGAGAATGTTGGTGGAGGGCTGGGCGCGGTTATCATGGGGTACGACGGCATACCCATTGATGAGTATGTAAAGGAAGACGGCGCACTGGATGTACAGCTTCTCACGGCTGAATATGCTGCCGTGCTGAAGGAGATCAAGAGGACTGTTGAGGTACTGAAAACCGGCGTTCTGGAGGAAGTGGCCATAAATACCGAATTCTCCATTGCCATTGCCAGGGTAATTAATGACGATTTTTTTGTTGTCCTCGTTATGGGGAGTGAGGGAAACTTTGGCAAGGGTCGTTTTCTCCTGCGGCGTGAGGGTCCGAAATTGGGCGAAGCACTCCAGTGA
- a CDS encoding tetratricopeptide repeat protein gives MAQESTSFWADIKKYEDMLAKDPRSYCFAPLAELYRKLGLLDDAINVAVKGCEVHPDYVGGFMALGRAFYEKGLKDESKAALERVISGTPDNHLAQKLLSQIYTEAGDTASAIKSLRTILSLYPDDLESQVLLKSLEREDRPAAEPACEFPSDDAASIETDAGDLYNETLSEDNFDLEYAEIIEDLTEEIDAFEGEYPDDATKGGGITIGSGLDDGERKDPLRTATLAELYVSQGMLTAALEIYGELLATEPDNHEYGKRLCELREMLANEAEVDEYMQPATVLPLSEASETVADIYAFAATEHELAPTGTDTSVVATLENWLENIKRRR, from the coding sequence ATGGCACAAGAATCTACCTCCTTCTGGGCTGATATTAAGAAGTATGAAGACATGCTTGCCAAGGACCCGCGCTCTTATTGTTTTGCGCCGCTTGCTGAGCTTTACCGCAAGCTGGGGCTTTTGGACGACGCAATTAATGTGGCTGTAAAAGGGTGTGAAGTTCATCCCGACTACGTCGGTGGATTTATGGCCTTGGGTAGGGCTTTTTATGAAAAAGGTCTGAAGGATGAGAGTAAGGCTGCCCTTGAGAGGGTGATCAGCGGGACACCCGATAACCACCTGGCACAAAAATTACTCAGTCAAATATATACCGAGGCCGGGGATACGGCTTCAGCTATAAAATCACTCAGGACCATTCTTTCTTTGTATCCTGATGATCTTGAAAGCCAGGTCCTTTTGAAGTCACTGGAACGGGAAGACAGGCCTGCGGCGGAGCCGGCTTGCGAATTTCCCAGCGATGATGCAGCATCTATCGAAACCGATGCCGGGGATCTGTATAACGAAACTTTGTCGGAAGATAATTTTGATCTGGAATATGCCGAGATAATAGAAGACCTTACCGAAGAAATAGACGCGTTTGAGGGCGAATATCCGGACGATGCGACTAAGGGTGGGGGAATAACCATCGGCAGTGGATTGGATGATGGTGAACGTAAAGATCCGCTGAGAACAGCCACATTGGCGGAACTCTATGTATCCCAGGGGATGTTGACAGCTGCTTTGGAAATATATGGTGAACTGCTGGCAACTGAGCCGGACAATCATGAGTATGGAAAACGCTTGTGCGAACTCCGGGAAATGTTGGCTAATGAGGCGGAAGTCGATGAGTACATGCAGCCGGCGACGGTTTTGCCATTGAGTGAAGCTTCCGAGACAGTGGCGGATATTTATGCGTTTGCGGCTACAGAGCACGAACTTGCGCCGACAGGTACTGACACGTCTGTTGTTGCCACATTGGAAAATTGGTTGGAGAATATCAAGAGGAGGCGGTAA
- a CDS encoding NUDIX domain-containing protein: protein MPFEYLSCPRCGEKVKSYRNPFPTVDIIIELADGIVLIERKNEPFGWALPGGFVDYGETLEDAARREALEETSLRVHNLRLLGCYSDPDRDPRAHTISTVYVARGEGSPKAADDAATLAIFTLAALPATLCFDHGRILEDYRRLKSTDAI, encoded by the coding sequence TTGCCATTCGAATACCTCAGCTGCCCGCGATGCGGCGAAAAAGTCAAATCGTACCGTAACCCGTTCCCGACTGTAGATATAATTATTGAGCTTGCAGATGGGATTGTGCTGATTGAAAGAAAGAACGAACCTTTCGGCTGGGCTTTACCGGGCGGTTTTGTGGACTACGGTGAAACACTCGAAGACGCGGCCAGAAGAGAAGCCCTTGAAGAGACTTCACTTCGGGTCCATAACCTTCGCCTATTGGGTTGCTATTCTGATCCCGACCGTGATCCCCGGGCTCATACCATTTCTACAGTTTATGTGGCTCGTGGTGAAGGCTCCCCAAAGGCTGCGGATGATGCCGCAACGCTGGCAATATTCACGCTGGCTGCCCTGCCCGCAACGCTCTGCTTCGACCACGGCAGGATACTCGAAGATTACCGGCGATTGAAAAGCACCGACGCAATCTAA
- the aroQ gene encoding type II 3-dehydroquinate dehydratase — protein sequence MKILVLHGPNLNMLGTREPEVYGKMTLDDIDSTLKELACELGVELTIYQSNSEGALVDKIQSAVGSFDGILINPAAYTHTSVAIRDAIAATALPTVEVHLSNIHSREEFRTKSFVAPIALGQISGFGADSYLLGLRALFNHNKK from the coding sequence ATGAAAATTCTCGTGTTGCACGGACCAAACCTGAACATGCTTGGGACAAGAGAGCCTGAAGTCTACGGGAAGATGACTCTCGATGATATTGATTCAACTCTGAAGGAACTGGCTTGTGAACTGGGAGTTGAATTGACAATCTATCAGTCGAATTCTGAAGGGGCTCTTGTTGATAAGATTCAATCTGCTGTCGGTTCTTTTGACGGTATTCTTATAAATCCTGCTGCTTATACCCACACCAGCGTCGCAATCCGTGACGCCATAGCCGCAACTGCCCTGCCGACAGTAGAGGTCCATCTCTCCAATATCCACAGTCGCGAGGAGTTCAGAACCAAAAGCTTTGTGGCCCCCATAGCCCTCGGACAGATCAGTGGATTCGGCGCTGACAGTTATCTGTTGGGGCTTCGCGCGCTTTTTAACCATAATAAAAAATAG
- the accC gene encoding acetyl-CoA carboxylase biotin carboxylase subunit, whose amino-acid sequence MFHKVLIANRGEIALRVIRACKELGIKTVAVYSTADSESLHVKLADESVCIGPAPSLQSYLNINAIISAAELTDAEAIHPGYGFLSENAAFAEICENCGITFIGPSSESMRLMGDKISARQAVIKEGVPILPGTKEGVNDVNEAVKIAKKIGFPVIIKATAGGGGRGMKIVHSPATLPNAFATARAEAQAGFGNPEVYIEKYCEEPRHVEIQILADKHGNVIHLGERDCSIQRRHQKIIEEAPSTVSTPELRKAMGDAAVRAAKAVGYNSVGTMEFLVDKNNDFYFMEMNTRVQVEHPVTEMVTGVDIVREQIRSAAGLKLRYKQSDIKINGHSIECRINAEDPAKFTPCPGKIISYHTPGGLGVRVDSFVYDQYSVLPHYDSLIAKLIVHAETRDDAIKRMARALDEYIIEGIKTTIPFHKRIMANKDFIEGNIDTGFLEKMVLE is encoded by the coding sequence ATGTTCCATAAAGTGCTCATAGCCAACAGGGGCGAAATTGCCCTCCGTGTAATCAGGGCCTGTAAGGAGTTGGGGATAAAAACCGTTGCGGTTTATTCCACCGCTGACAGTGAGTCCCTGCACGTGAAACTTGCCGATGAAAGTGTTTGCATCGGACCTGCACCCAGCCTGCAGAGTTACCTGAATATCAACGCCATCATCAGTGCTGCCGAGTTGACCGATGCGGAAGCCATTCATCCCGGATACGGATTTCTGTCAGAAAACGCCGCCTTTGCTGAAATTTGCGAAAACTGCGGCATAACCTTTATCGGCCCTTCCTCTGAGAGCATGCGGCTTATGGGTGACAAGATCAGCGCCCGTCAGGCCGTCATCAAGGAAGGGGTTCCCATTCTCCCGGGCACCAAGGAGGGGGTGAACGATGTCAATGAGGCTGTCAAGATCGCCAAAAAAATCGGCTTCCCGGTGATAATCAAGGCTACAGCCGGCGGCGGCGGCAGAGGGATGAAAATCGTCCATTCTCCGGCAACCCTTCCCAATGCATTTGCCACTGCCAGGGCGGAAGCGCAGGCCGGCTTCGGCAACCCGGAAGTGTATATTGAAAAATACTGCGAAGAGCCGCGTCATGTCGAGATCCAGATTCTCGCTGATAAGCACGGCAACGTTATTCATCTGGGGGAACGTGATTGCTCGATTCAGCGTCGTCACCAGAAGATCATAGAAGAGGCCCCCTCAACCGTCAGTACTCCCGAGTTGCGTAAGGCCATGGGAGATGCCGCAGTCCGTGCTGCAAAAGCAGTGGGTTATAACAGTGTCGGCACCATGGAATTCCTGGTTGATAAGAACAATGACTTCTATTTCATGGAAATGAACACCCGCGTTCAGGTAGAACACCCGGTTACCGAAATGGTTACCGGCGTGGATATCGTCCGGGAACAGATCCGTTCAGCCGCTGGTCTTAAACTACGTTACAAGCAGAGCGATATCAAGATTAACGGACATTCCATAGAGTGCAGGATAAATGCTGAAGATCCTGCCAAGTTCACGCCATGCCCGGGAAAGATAATCTCTTACCACACCCCCGGCGGTCTCGGTGTGCGTGTGGATTCCTTTGTCTATGATCAGTACTCGGTACTGCCTCACTATGATTCGCTGATCGCTAAACTGATAGTACATGCGGAAACCAGGGATGATGCCATAAAGCGGATGGCAAGGGCTCTGGATGAATATATTATCGAAGGTATTAAGACAACCATTCCGTTTCACAAGAGAATCATGGCAAACAAAGACTTTATCGAAGGGAATATCGACACCGGTTTCCTTGAGAAAATGGTTTTGGAGTAG
- the aroB gene encoding 3-dehydroquinate synthase, whose protein sequence is METITVGLDERSYPIFFNVNELSMLGSLCADQKLGQRVAVVTNPTVGAWYFEPVRESLVSAGFSVHKIEVPDGEEYKNSDTLKDIYDWLIDFGLDRGSFIVALGGGVIGDMAGYAAATYLRGIPFVQVPTTLLAQVDSSVGGKTGINHEKGKNLIGAFYQPRLVMIDVAVLDTLAEREYLSGLAEMAKYGVVLDAEFFRFMYDNVEKLLSRDKECLLAAVKRSCALKASVVEQDEREGGLRAVLNYGHTIGHAVETLTGYRQYLHGEAVAIGMAQAAKISESMGFSSSDDTERVLSLLSKLKLPQDLPPFSPSEYIEAICHDKKVRDGGLNFVFNKNLGSFTIATVADVSQLLRICGIGE, encoded by the coding sequence TTGGAAACCATAACCGTAGGACTCGATGAACGAAGCTACCCGATTTTTTTCAATGTGAATGAGCTTTCCATGCTTGGTTCACTCTGTGCTGATCAAAAACTGGGGCAACGCGTGGCTGTGGTGACAAATCCAACAGTCGGCGCATGGTATTTTGAGCCGGTCAGGGAATCTCTCGTTTCTGCAGGTTTTTCCGTGCATAAGATAGAGGTCCCTGACGGTGAGGAATACAAAAACAGCGATACGCTGAAAGACATCTACGACTGGCTCATCGATTTCGGACTGGATCGCGGCTCTTTTATTGTGGCGCTTGGCGGCGGCGTAATCGGCGACATGGCCGGATATGCGGCGGCTACCTATCTGCGCGGCATTCCCTTTGTCCAGGTACCGACAACGTTGCTGGCGCAGGTGGACAGCAGTGTGGGCGGAAAAACCGGGATCAACCATGAAAAAGGAAAGAACCTTATCGGCGCGTTTTACCAGCCCAGACTGGTCATGATTGATGTGGCGGTTCTGGATACCCTGGCAGAGCGGGAATATCTCAGTGGCCTGGCAGAAATGGCCAAATATGGGGTTGTACTGGATGCCGAATTCTTCCGGTTCATGTATGACAATGTTGAAAAATTGCTTTCCCGGGACAAGGAATGCCTGCTGGCTGCGGTAAAGCGCTCCTGCGCACTGAAGGCTTCGGTTGTTGAGCAGGATGAGAGAGAAGGGGGCCTGCGAGCGGTCCTCAACTATGGCCATACGATCGGCCATGCCGTCGAGACCCTGACCGGTTACAGGCAGTATCTGCATGGCGAGGCTGTGGCCATCGGCATGGCGCAAGCGGCGAAGATTTCTGAGTCCATGGGTTTTTCCAGCAGTGACGACACCGAGAGGGTGCTTTCTTTGTTGAGTAAGCTGAAGCTGCCGCAGGATTTGCCACCTTTCAGCCCTTCCGAATACATCGAGGCCATTTGTCATGACAAAAAAGTGCGGGATGGTGGTTTGAACTTTGTTTTTAACAAAAATCTGGGGAGTTTTACTATTGCCACTGTGGCTGATGTTTCTCAATTGCTGAGAATCTGCGGAATTGGAGAGTGA
- the nifU gene encoding Fe-S cluster assembly protein NifU, with protein sequence MWDYTDKVKEHFLNPRNVGAIDDADAVGEVGSLACGDALKLFIKLDEKKERIVDARFQTFGCGSAIASSSALTEMVKGKTLDEALQITNKEIADFLGGLPEEKMHCSVMGQEALEVAIAKYRGVAVPKHDHEHDHGEMEGEIVCKCFGLTDVFLKKVIASNKLHTAEQVTHFTKAGGACGGCIPRIKELIAEVMGEQKREEQKKPEKLTNLRKMQLIQETLENEVRPQLWADGGDLELIDIDGGKVQIAFRKACAGCASSGFTAKFVEQKLRDLVSDDITVEEVQG encoded by the coding sequence ATGTGGGATTATACTGACAAGGTTAAAGAACATTTCTTGAATCCAAGGAATGTTGGTGCAATAGACGATGCGGATGCTGTCGGTGAAGTCGGGAGCCTGGCCTGTGGCGACGCCCTGAAACTTTTCATCAAGCTCGATGAAAAGAAAGAGCGGATAGTTGACGCCAGGTTTCAGACCTTTGGCTGCGGGAGCGCCATCGCCTCTTCTTCGGCCTTGACCGAGATGGTGAAGGGAAAGACCCTCGATGAGGCATTGCAGATCACCAACAAGGAGATTGCCGACTTCCTTGGCGGCCTCCCGGAAGAAAAGATGCATTGCTCCGTCATGGGGCAGGAAGCACTGGAGGTGGCCATCGCCAAATACAGAGGCGTGGCGGTGCCGAAGCACGATCACGAGCATGATCACGGGGAGATGGAAGGGGAGATCGTCTGTAAATGCTTTGGCTTGACCGACGTCTTTCTCAAGAAAGTCATCGCTTCCAACAAACTGCACACCGCTGAACAAGTCACCCATTTCACCAAGGCGGGGGGCGCCTGTGGCGGCTGCATTCCCAGGATAAAGGAACTGATTGCCGAGGTCATGGGTGAGCAGAAGAGGGAAGAGCAGAAAAAACCCGAAAAGCTTACCAATTTGCGCAAGATGCAGCTTATCCAGGAAACCCTGGAGAATGAAGTGCGGCCGCAGCTGTGGGCAGACGGTGGAGATCTGGAACTGATCGACATCGATGGCGGCAAGGTACAGATAGCTTTCCGCAAGGCTTGCGCCGGGTGCGCCTCTTCAGGTTTCACGGCAAAATTCGTCGAGCAGAAGCTGCGTGATCTGGTCTCCGACGACATCACCGTTGAGGAGGTGCAGGGATGA
- a CDS encoding M24 family metallopeptidase, which translates to MLKDRILSAQGFLQRFDVDVLIFVNLCDIRYLTGFTGSSGTLVLGRDEGWFLTDSRYTTQASDEVSGFNIIEYRSQLEGVSSLLKGISAQRAGFEAGHMTVALYNELSATLPAVHFTPIGAELDHLRSVKDAEEVQLLASSAEIASTALLGILDRIRPGALERDVALALEFAMKSAGAEEKAFDFIVASGKRGALPHGKASDKVINSGELVTVDFGAVYNGYFSDETVTVAVGKPDERQREIYSIVKDAHDRALAAVRPGINFKELDTLARDYIAEKGFGSNFGHGLGHGVGLEVHEQPVVSFRSEGLVEEGMVFTIEPGIYIPGWGGIRIEDTVVVTADGYRILTKVPKELQIIT; encoded by the coding sequence ATGCTAAAAGACAGAATCTTATCGGCCCAGGGCTTTCTGCAAAGGTTTGACGTTGATGTTCTTATCTTTGTCAACCTCTGCGATATCCGATACCTGACCGGTTTCACCGGTAGTTCCGGCACACTTGTATTGGGACGGGACGAGGGATGGTTTCTCACTGATTCCCGCTATACTACGCAGGCTTCCGATGAGGTCAGCGGCTTCAACATTATAGAGTATCGTAGCCAACTGGAGGGTGTGTCGTCCCTTCTCAAGGGTATTTCGGCACAACGGGCTGGTTTTGAAGCCGGACATATGACGGTTGCACTCTATAATGAGCTTTCAGCGACGTTACCGGCTGTGCATTTCACTCCTATTGGCGCGGAGCTGGATCACCTGCGTTCAGTGAAGGATGCAGAAGAAGTCCAACTGCTAGCCTCAAGTGCAGAAATTGCCTCAACCGCTCTTTTGGGTATATTGGACAGGATCAGGCCGGGCGCTTTGGAACGGGACGTAGCCCTGGCGCTTGAATTCGCCATGAAAAGCGCCGGTGCGGAAGAGAAGGCTTTTGATTTCATAGTCGCCTCCGGTAAAAGAGGGGCGCTTCCCCATGGCAAGGCAAGCGATAAGGTCATTAACAGCGGCGAACTCGTGACAGTAGATTTTGGCGCTGTTTATAACGGTTATTTTTCCGATGAAACGGTCACGGTCGCTGTCGGGAAACCGGACGAACGTCAGCGGGAAATTTACTCGATTGTCAAGGATGCCCATGACCGTGCTCTGGCAGCAGTCCGGCCGGGAATAAATTTTAAAGAGCTGGATACCCTGGCCAGGGACTACATTGCGGAAAAAGGCTTCGGCAGTAATTTTGGGCATGGCCTGGGTCATGGTGTCGGCCTTGAAGTTCACGAACAGCCGGTTGTTTCATTCCGCAGCGAAGGGCTGGTTGAAGAGGGGATGGTTTTTACCATTGAACCCGGCATTTACATTCCCGGCTGGGGTGGGATCAGAATCGAGGATACCGTGGTTGTGACGGCCGATGGGTACAGGATTCTGACAAAGGTTCCCAAGGAATTACAGATTATTACTTAG
- a CDS encoding PxxKW family cysteine-rich protein, whose protein sequence is MQCQTVLPGTECTFWGKQGCVFTEGSCQVVVENCEGCERVVNGSIGKVCSAYPAPEKKWTAGLCNFATHVKVELKSEETKVNPLKASKKASGGGKKK, encoded by the coding sequence ATGCAGTGTCAAACAGTGCTTCCCGGTACCGAGTGTACCTTTTGGGGAAAACAGGGTTGCGTCTTTACAGAAGGCTCATGCCAGGTAGTCGTTGAGAATTGCGAAGGATGCGAGAGAGTAGTGAATGGTTCCATCGGCAAGGTATGCAGCGCCTATCCTGCCCCGGAAAAGAAATGGACGGCTGGTTTATGCAATTTCGCCACCCATGTGAAGGTGGAACTCAAGAGCGAAGAGACTAAAGTCAACCCGCTCAAAGCCTCCAAGAAAGCCTCTGGCGGCGGGAAAAAGAAATAA
- a CDS encoding phosphoglucomutase/phosphomannomutase family protein encodes MQRIVFGTSGWRGILCEDFIFENVKIVTQAIADHVIAAGEKEKGLIVGYDSRFMGERFAREAARVLTGAGIKTFLCNRDTPTPVIAFEILRRKTAGAINFTASHNPPEYNGIKFSPSWGGPALPETTHDIERRANEMMGEVCYKECHLDDAVRAEMLSEIDPMKTYLEDLAGKVDFAAIAKLGTIAVNPLYGTGRGYLAEPLMAHGVKVVQLNAHRDPYFGGFPPEPSEKYIQDFINMVKGDPAIKLGIATDGDADRFGIIDDDGTFIEPNYIIALLLDYLVRVKGMTGGVARSVATSHLVDAVAKKHGIEVFETPVGFKYIGELISQDKIIIGGEESAGLTIKGHVPEKDGILACLLVAEMVAHEGLPVRKLLERLYEQVGRFVTKRENITLPPEIEAAFADKLKVAPATIAGVKIMEKVTIDGTKFILEDGSWLLFRKSGTEPVVRLYAEAPSEVRLKELLAAGRELILS; translated from the coding sequence ATGCAGCGTATTGTTTTCGGCACATCAGGCTGGCGCGGAATTTTATGTGAAGATTTTATCTTCGAGAATGTCAAGATAGTAACCCAGGCTATTGCCGATCATGTGATTGCCGCTGGAGAAAAGGAAAAGGGCTTGATCGTCGGTTACGACTCGCGTTTTATGGGGGAGCGTTTTGCCAGGGAGGCGGCGCGGGTTCTTACCGGTGCCGGGATAAAAACGTTTCTCTGCAACAGGGATACCCCGACCCCGGTTATTGCTTTCGAGATATTGCGGCGCAAGACCGCCGGGGCTATAAATTTCACGGCAAGTCATAATCCACCCGAATATAACGGCATCAAGTTTTCCCCTTCATGGGGGGGGCCTGCTCTTCCGGAGACAACCCATGACATTGAACGGCGGGCCAATGAAATGATGGGAGAGGTCTGCTATAAGGAGTGCCACCTGGACGATGCCGTCCGGGCCGAAATGTTGAGTGAGATCGATCCGATGAAGACCTATCTTGAAGACCTTGCCGGGAAGGTGGATTTTGCCGCCATCGCCAAACTCGGAACGATAGCTGTCAATCCGCTCTACGGAACCGGTCGCGGTTATCTGGCAGAGCCGTTAATGGCACACGGCGTGAAGGTGGTACAGTTGAACGCTCATCGCGACCCGTACTTTGGCGGGTTCCCACCCGAACCATCAGAGAAGTATATTCAAGATTTCATAAACATGGTGAAGGGTGATCCCGCCATCAAGCTGGGGATAGCCACGGACGGCGATGCGGATCGTTTCGGTATTATCGATGATGACGGTACCTTTATTGAGCCCAATTACATAATAGCCCTGCTCCTTGACTACCTGGTAAGGGTGAAGGGGATGACGGGTGGTGTGGCACGCAGTGTGGCTACTTCCCACCTTGTCGATGCAGTTGCAAAAAAACACGGCATCGAGGTCTTTGAGACACCTGTTGGTTTCAAATATATAGGTGAACTGATCAGTCAGGATAAGATTATCATTGGCGGCGAGGAGAGCGCCGGACTTACCATAAAAGGGCATGTGCCGGAAAAGGACGGCATTCTTGCATGCCTTCTGGTAGCGGAAATGGTTGCTCACGAGGGGCTGCCGGTCAGGAAACTTTTGGAAAGGCTCTATGAACAGGTGGGGCGCTTTGTCACCAAACGGGAAAACATCACCCTTCCACCAGAAATCGAAGCCGCTTTTGCCGACAAGTTGAAAGTAGCTCCTGCCACTATTGCAGGGGTAAAAATCATGGAAAAGGTAACCATTGACGGCACTAAATTCATTCTTGAGGACGGCAGCTGGCTTCTTTTCCGTAAGTCCGGGACCGAGCCGGTTGTACGCCTCTATGCAGAGGCTCCGTCAGAAGTGCGTCTCAAGGAGCTGCTGGCCGCTGGTCGCGAGTTGATTCTCAGTTAG
- the gcvH gene encoding glycine cleavage system protein GcvH produces MDFPEELKYSKEHIWVRVEGNRGVIGITDYAQQELGTITVIELPSVGDELEQDDSFGSVEARKTVADLYAPLSGSVAEVNGELRDAPEIVNDDPYDSGWLVVVDIADHEELNLLMSAELYEDYVAESR; encoded by the coding sequence ATGGATTTTCCTGAGGAATTAAAGTACAGCAAAGAGCATATCTGGGTAAGAGTGGAAGGGAACCGGGGCGTAATTGGGATTACCGATTACGCCCAGCAAGAGCTTGGAACCATAACGGTGATTGAGCTCCCTTCTGTGGGCGATGAATTGGAACAGGATGACTCGTTCGGTTCAGTGGAGGCGAGAAAGACCGTAGCAGATCTTTATGCGCCGTTGAGCGGATCGGTTGCGGAAGTCAATGGTGAGTTGCGGGATGCACCGGAAATTGTAAACGATGATCCCTATGACAGTGGTTGGTTGGTTGTGGTTGACATTGCCGATCATGAAGAGCTTAATCTGTTGATGTCAGCAGAACTTTACGAGGATTATGTTGCAGAAAGCAGATAA